TTTGAGTTGCTTCTTTGATCTGCAATATCAGATAGGTAATGAGTGCACCGAACAATGCCATTATCGCAAATGTCCATTGCATACCTGCTGCTTCTGAGAGAAAACCCACTACCGGTGGTACGATCAGGAACCCCAGATAGCCTACTGTTGATACAGCAGCGATGGCAGGTCCACTGCCCATAGTGGTTTTCATGGTAGCCATGCGCAGTACCAATGGTACGACACAGGATACCCCGAAGCCGATCATCATAAAGGCGATACTGGCAGGTATTACATGAGGTATGAGAGCAGATAGCATGAAACCACAGCATACCAGTATTCCGCTGTATCTGATCATTGTGGGAATACCCAGCATGTTGACCAGACGGTCGCCTGTAAAACGGCCGGTACTCATCGCTATCATATAACACACATAACCGGTACCCACCCGGTTTTCCCCCGCATGCACGGCATCCTGAAAGAAGATAGTGCTCCAGTCGAGCATGGTGCCTTCGCAGGCCATGACTGCAAATGAAATGAGCCCATACTTCAGCAGGTATTTATCAGGCCATACGAAACGCTTACTATCCGCCTTTCTGGTTGGTTGCTCATGCGGACTGTCCGGAAAAGCGATAAAGCCCATGATGGTCATGAGTACTGCTACCCCCAGGAAATGCCATCCCGGCGATATCTGCATCCTGGTCATCAGGGTAGTGACCAATCCTGCGATTGCCCCTGCAAGACTCCATACGCCATGAAAAGTAGTGATTATTGACCGATTATACAATGCCTGGACCGCAACTGATTGTGCATTCACTGAAATATTCATCAGGTTTCGGGAGCATCCAAAGCAGAAAAGTACCAGTCCCAGCTGCCATGGATGATTGACGATCCCCAGCAGTGCCAGCATCAGATTGAATATCAATACCCCTATCATCATGATATTACGGCTGCTATGCCGTTGTAGGAGATACCCGGTGATGGGGAGTGTCAGCACAAGGCCGACAGGCAAAGCAAAAAGGGAGAGTCCCAGTTCGGCCTTATTCAGGGAGAGGTGACGCTGTATGTCCTGTATCCTCGATGCCCAGCTGGAAAAGCTGAACCCTGAAATGAAGAAAAAAGCGGCAGTAGCGATACGTGCCGATCGGGCACGGCCGGTATGAAGAGGCTGAGTAGTCATGACAGGACAAAAGTAGAGGAAATTAGGAATTGGGGATTGAGAATTAGGAATTGTCTGGTGGAAATTGTCTGCATCTATAGATATGACATCAAACAAAACAGGCACCTCGTAAGAGGTGCCTGTTCATATAAGTGATGGTGCAACTGGTTTGAGACCGGATGTGATCCAATTCCTGGTCCCTAATTGAATTAATACACCTG
The DNA window shown above is from Chitinophaga agri and carries:
- a CDS encoding MFS transporter; this translates as MTTQPLHTGRARSARIATAAFFFISGFSFSSWASRIQDIQRHLSLNKAELGLSLFALPVGLVLTLPITGYLLQRHSSRNIMMIGVLIFNLMLALLGIVNHPWQLGLVLFCFGCSRNLMNISVNAQSVAVQALYNRSIITTFHGVWSLAGAIAGLVTTLMTRMQISPGWHFLGVAVLMTIMGFIAFPDSPHEQPTRKADSKRFVWPDKYLLKYGLISFAVMACEGTMLDWSTIFFQDAVHAGENRVGTGYVCYMIAMSTGRFTGDRLVNMLGIPTMIRYSGILVCCGFMLSALIPHVIPASIAFMMIGFGVSCVVPLVLRMATMKTTMGSGPAIAAVSTVGYLGFLIVPPVVGFLSEAAGMQWTFAIMALFGALITYLILQIKEATQTTTLTESIKA